Proteins found in one Serratia plymuthica genomic segment:
- the pabB gene encoding aminodeoxychorismate synthase component 1: MSAIAPNLKSLPYTRTALLEHFAPLAQQPWAMLLHSGFAEHSHNRFDILVADPCATLTTRGQITEVRRGEDYRQSQEDPFSLLQAALEQQQWHPAADPNLPFQGGALGLFGYDLGRRVEKLPQWAQADIALPDMAIGIYDWALIADHHRQTLTLLSYDDTERRWQWLNAQRPVPQAFTLTSRWQANMTRQQYGEKFQRIQHYLRSGDCYQINLAQRFSADYQGDEWQAFQQLNASNRAPFSAFLRLPDNAVLSVSPERFLWLENRHIQTRPIKGTLPRLADADQDAQQAQRLANSAKDRAENLMIVDLLRNDIGRVAEPGSVRVPELFVVEPFPAVHHLVSTITATLPERTAATDLLRACFPGGSITGAPKVRAMEIIEELEPQRRNAYCGSIGYISACGTMDTNITIRTLITENGRIYCSAGGGIVADSQEQAEYQETFDKVGRILPQLGEVTAS; encoded by the coding sequence ATGAGCGCAATCGCACCGAATCTTAAGTCTTTGCCTTACACCCGTACCGCCCTATTGGAGCACTTCGCCCCCCTTGCTCAGCAGCCGTGGGCGATGTTGCTGCACTCCGGGTTTGCCGAGCACTCGCATAACCGTTTCGATATCCTGGTCGCGGATCCCTGCGCAACGCTCACCACCCGAGGACAAATCACCGAGGTTCGCCGCGGTGAAGATTACCGACAGTCGCAAGAAGATCCGTTCAGCCTGCTGCAAGCAGCGTTGGAACAGCAGCAGTGGCATCCCGCGGCAGATCCCAACTTGCCGTTTCAGGGGGGCGCTCTCGGGCTGTTCGGTTACGATCTGGGGCGCAGAGTGGAAAAGCTGCCGCAATGGGCGCAAGCGGATATCGCGCTGCCGGATATGGCAATCGGCATTTATGACTGGGCGCTGATTGCCGATCATCACCGGCAGACACTGACGTTGCTCAGCTATGACGATACGGAACGGCGCTGGCAATGGCTTAACGCGCAGCGGCCGGTACCGCAGGCCTTTACCTTGACCAGCCGCTGGCAAGCCAATATGACGCGCCAACAGTACGGCGAAAAATTCCAGCGCATTCAGCATTACCTGCGTAGCGGTGATTGCTATCAAATTAATCTGGCGCAGCGCTTTTCAGCAGATTATCAGGGCGACGAATGGCAAGCCTTTCAACAATTGAACGCCAGCAACCGCGCGCCCTTCTCCGCCTTTTTGCGCCTGCCGGACAACGCCGTACTGAGCGTTTCGCCCGAGCGTTTCCTGTGGCTGGAGAACCGACATATTCAGACCCGCCCGATCAAAGGCACCTTGCCGAGGCTGGCCGATGCCGATCAGGATGCGCAACAGGCGCAGCGCCTGGCGAACTCGGCGAAAGACCGCGCGGAGAATCTGATGATTGTCGATCTGCTGCGTAATGATATCGGCCGTGTCGCCGAACCGGGCAGCGTACGCGTCCCCGAATTGTTCGTGGTCGAACCCTTCCCGGCGGTGCATCATTTGGTCAGCACCATCACCGCCACTCTGCCGGAACGCACCGCAGCCACCGATCTGCTGCGCGCTTGCTTTCCGGGCGGCTCCATTACCGGCGCGCCAAAAGTGCGGGCGATGGAAATCATTGAGGAACTTGAGCCGCAGCGGCGCAATGCCTACTGCGGCAGCATAGGTTATATCAGCGCCTGCGGCACCATGGACACCAATATCACCATCCGCACGTTAATCACCGAAAACGGTCGCATTTACTGTTCGGCAGGCGGCGGTATCGTGGCCGACAGCCAGGAACAGGCGGAGTATCAGGAAACTTTCGATAAAGTCGGCCGCATCTTGCCGCAGTTGGGGGAGGTTACCGCGTCTTGA
- a CDS encoding CoA pyrophosphatase — protein MSQPTYPASLAAFISRFQLQLPQASQISHNIRPAAVLIPIICRPEPTLLLTRRADSLRKHAGQVAFPGGKTDAEDGSAIITALREAQEEVAIPPQSVTVLGQLAPLDSSTGFQVTPVVGLISPDVQFSANEDEVADVFEMPLHEALTLSRYYPLDIHRAGHSHRIYLSWYQSQFVWGLTAAIIRRLAQQVSI, from the coding sequence TTGAGCCAACCAACCTACCCGGCCTCGCTTGCCGCCTTTATCAGCCGTTTCCAACTGCAGCTGCCGCAGGCGTCGCAGATTTCGCACAATATCCGCCCGGCGGCGGTGCTGATCCCTATTATCTGCCGCCCCGAACCCACGTTGCTGCTCACCCGCCGCGCCGACTCGTTGCGTAAACATGCCGGCCAGGTAGCCTTTCCGGGCGGCAAAACCGATGCTGAAGATGGCTCGGCGATTATCACCGCTCTGCGTGAAGCGCAAGAAGAAGTGGCGATCCCGCCCCAGTCGGTGACCGTGCTGGGCCAACTGGCGCCGCTCGACAGCAGCACCGGGTTTCAGGTTACGCCGGTGGTCGGTCTGATCTCGCCCGATGTGCAATTCAGCGCCAACGAAGACGAAGTGGCCGACGTCTTTGAGATGCCGCTGCATGAAGCGCTGACGCTGTCGCGCTATTACCCGCTGGATATTCACCGCGCTGGCCACTCGCACCGCATTTATCTTTCCTGGTATCAGAGTCAGTTTGTCTGGGGGCTGACCGCCGCCATCATCCGGCGACTGGCGCAACAGGTCAGCATTTAA
- the sdaA gene encoding L-serine ammonia-lyase: MISVFDMFKIGIGPSSSHTVGPMKAGKQFVDDLVSKGLMPSITRVAVDVYGSLSLTGKGHHTDIAIILGLAGNMPDTVDIDSIPGFIRDVEQRQRLMLAGGLHEVDFPRDGGMVFRSDNLPLHENGMQVHAFAGDKEVYSKTYYSIGGGFIVDEENFGKVDAHELSVPYPFNFAREMLDHCRETGLSLSGMVMQNELALHSKQEIETYFGNIWQTMRACIDRGLNTEGVLPGPLRVPRRASALRRLLVSSDKLSSDPMNVIDWVNMFALAVNEENAAGGRVVTAPTNGACGIVPAVLAYYDHFIESVSPDIYIRYFMAAGAVGALYKMNASISGAEVGCQGEVGVACSMAAAGLAELLGGSPEQVCIAAEIGMEHNLGLTCDPVAGQVQVPCIERNAIASVKAINSARMALRRTSEPRVSLDKVIETMYETGKDMNAKYRETSRGGLAIKVQCD, from the coding sequence GTGATTAGCGTTTTCGACATGTTTAAGATCGGCATCGGCCCGTCCAGCTCTCATACGGTTGGACCGATGAAAGCCGGCAAACAGTTTGTCGACGATCTGGTAAGTAAAGGCCTGATGCCTTCTATCACGCGTGTGGCTGTAGATGTTTACGGCTCACTCTCATTGACCGGTAAAGGTCACCATACCGATATCGCTATCATCCTCGGCCTGGCGGGCAATATGCCGGATACTGTTGATATCGATAGCATCCCGGGTTTTATTCGCGATGTAGAACAACGTCAACGCCTGATGCTGGCCGGTGGCTTGCATGAGGTTGATTTCCCGCGCGACGGCGGCATGGTTTTCCGCAGCGACAATCTGCCGCTGCACGAAAACGGCATGCAGGTTCATGCCTTCGCCGGTGATAAAGAAGTTTACAGCAAGACCTACTACTCCATCGGCGGTGGTTTTATCGTCGATGAAGAGAACTTCGGCAAAGTCGACGCACATGAGCTGTCCGTCCCTTATCCGTTCAATTTTGCTCGTGAAATGCTAGATCACTGCCGCGAAACCGGGCTGTCCTTGTCGGGTATGGTGATGCAGAATGAGCTGGCGCTGCACAGCAAGCAGGAAATCGAAACCTACTTCGGCAACATCTGGCAGACCATGCGCGCCTGTATCGATCGCGGTTTGAACACCGAGGGCGTGCTGCCTGGGCCGCTGCGTGTGCCGCGTCGCGCTTCCGCGCTGCGCCGCCTGTTGGTTTCCTCCGATAAGCTGTCCAGCGACCCGATGAACGTCATTGACTGGGTCAATATGTTCGCGCTGGCGGTTAACGAAGAAAACGCCGCCGGTGGCCGCGTAGTCACGGCGCCGACCAACGGCGCCTGCGGCATCGTTCCTGCCGTGTTGGCTTACTATGACCACTTTATCGAATCCGTCAGCCCGGACATTTATATCCGTTACTTTATGGCTGCGGGTGCCGTCGGCGCGCTGTACAAGATGAACGCCTCCATCTCAGGCGCCGAAGTGGGCTGCCAGGGGGAAGTGGGCGTCGCCTGTTCTATGGCGGCGGCAGGCCTGGCTGAACTGCTGGGCGGCAGCCCGGAACAGGTTTGCATCGCGGCGGAAATCGGCATGGAACACAATCTGGGTCTGACCTGTGACCCGGTTGCCGGGCAGGTTCAGGTACCTTGCATTGAACGTAATGCGATTGCGTCCGTGAAGGCGATCAACTCGGCGCGCATGGCGCTGCGCCGCACCAGTGAACCACGCGTTTCTCTGGATAAAGTGATCGAGACCATGTACGAAACCGGTAAAGACATGAACGCCAAATACCGCGAAACCTCGCGCGGCGGCCTGGCGATAAAAGTACAGTGTGATTGA
- a CDS encoding EAL domain-containing protein — MLMTQLAVTKYRYYRWLLAGAVGLAILLLSLYTRYYQELGTIEQSQRVLATRTVTKINNLLAPAELQAVRSMSLLDQPCETVMPTLRFRAAQNQALRAMLLVKDGIIYCSSLFGARNYVFSVILPTLADGSAKLALRPSLSVAKGVPTLIMWTPGAVDNNLNGVLHVFNIELLANFLLEPQEPYAQQVVLNVGDYSLEYGRREILRRDSLSTGLLYTAKSAQYPFSISLFGPQASLLALGALPRHIPLALLISLLAAYVVYLLTANRMSLSYHIGHAITHREFRVYCQPIINAETGRCIGVETLLRWKNKRQGWISPDVFIPLAEQHGLIIALTRYLMSTVVENLRLFPPRPSFYISINVAAEHFNAVTLIDDIRRIWLPAQPMPSLMLELTERTALSEIQYEQIKTLKEMGIMLAIDDFGTGHSSLSYLKKLSPDVLKIDRGFTAAIGTDAINATVTDTIITLAHRLKLKLVAEGVETAEQADYLRSHDVNALQGFYFAKPMPINVFPLWLQQYESRLRAMSVREERQIEGESKPEA, encoded by the coding sequence ATGTTGATGACCCAACTTGCCGTGACTAAATACCGCTATTACCGTTGGCTGCTGGCCGGGGCGGTTGGGTTGGCTATTCTGTTGCTCTCGCTGTATACCCGCTACTATCAGGAACTCGGTACCATTGAGCAAAGCCAACGGGTACTGGCCACCCGCACCGTCACCAAAATCAACAATCTGCTGGCGCCGGCCGAGCTGCAGGCCGTGCGCTCAATGTCCTTGTTGGACCAACCCTGCGAGACCGTCATGCCGACGCTGCGCTTTCGCGCCGCGCAAAATCAGGCGCTGCGGGCCATGCTGTTGGTCAAAGACGGGATTATTTACTGTTCCAGCCTGTTCGGCGCGCGTAACTATGTTTTCAGCGTTATCTTGCCCACCCTGGCGGACGGCAGCGCGAAGCTGGCGCTGCGCCCTTCTCTTTCTGTCGCCAAAGGGGTGCCTACGCTTATCATGTGGACACCGGGCGCGGTCGATAACAACCTGAACGGCGTGCTGCATGTATTCAATATCGAGTTGCTGGCGAACTTCCTGCTCGAACCGCAGGAACCTTACGCACAGCAGGTGGTGCTGAACGTCGGCGACTATAGCCTGGAATATGGCCGACGAGAGATCCTGCGCAGGGATTCCCTGTCCACCGGCCTTCTCTATACCGCAAAATCAGCGCAATACCCTTTCTCCATCTCGCTGTTTGGCCCGCAGGCCAGCCTGCTCGCCCTGGGCGCACTGCCGCGCCATATCCCATTGGCGCTGTTGATTAGCCTGCTGGCGGCCTATGTCGTGTACCTGCTCACCGCCAATCGCATGAGCCTGTCCTATCATATTGGCCATGCCATTACCCACCGCGAGTTCCGCGTCTACTGTCAGCCGATCATCAACGCCGAAACGGGCCGTTGCATCGGGGTGGAAACCCTGCTGCGCTGGAAAAACAAACGCCAGGGCTGGATCTCGCCGGACGTATTTATTCCTCTCGCGGAGCAACATGGGTTGATCATCGCCCTGACCCGCTACCTGATGAGCACCGTGGTGGAAAACCTGCGGTTGTTCCCGCCACGTCCGTCGTTTTATATCAGCATTAATGTCGCCGCAGAGCATTTCAATGCGGTCACCCTTATCGACGATATTCGTCGTATCTGGCTGCCGGCCCAGCCGATGCCCTCGTTGATGCTGGAGCTTACCGAACGCACCGCTCTGTCTGAAATTCAGTATGAGCAAATCAAAACGCTGAAGGAAATGGGGATCATGCTGGCAATCGATGATTTCGGCACCGGTCACAGCTCGCTCAGTTACCTGAAAAAGCTCAGCCCTGACGTGTTGAAAATCGATCGCGGCTTTACCGCCGCCATCGGTACCGATGCGATCAACGCGACCGTCACCGATACCATCATTACGTTGGCGCACCGGCTGAAGCTAAAGCTGGTGGCCGAGGGGGTGGAAACCGCTGAACAGGCGGATTATCTACGCTCACACGACGTGAACGCGCTGCAGGGTTTCTATTTCGCCAAACCGATGCCAATCAACGTATTTCCGCTGTGGTTACAGCAATATGAATCGCGATTGCGAGCGATGAGCGTACGTGAGGAACGGCAAATCGAGGGGGAAAGCAAACCGGAGGCGTGA
- a CDS encoding TerC family protein, with translation MEFLMDPSIWAGLLTLVVLEIVLGIDNLVFIAILADKLPPKQRDKARILGLSLALFMRLGLLSVISWMVTLTTPLFSVADFNFSGRDLILLFGGVFLLFKATMELHERLEGQSHQDGANRGYAKFWAVVVQIVILDAVFSLDAVITAVGMVNDLPVMMTAVVIAMVVMLVASKPLTNFVNAHPTIVVLCLSFLLMIGLSLIAEGFGMHIPKGYLYAAIGFSILIELFNQIARRNFIKHQAHRPMRERTAEAIMRLMGQQRSQQTDEAVPQPVNETFAAEERYMISGVLTLASRSLRSVMTPRTEISWVDCDRSREEVREQLLDTPHSLFPVCRDSLDEIIGVVRAKDLLVAVEQGENIAEFAARTPPIVVPETMDVINLLAVLRRAKGRLVVVTNEFGVVQGLVTPLDVLEAIAGEFPDEDETPDIVVEDASWLAKGGTDLHSLEQALNCEDLVSPTADYATLAGFLLAHYGQMPAAGDVVELNQLRFEIIEVSEYRIELVRISKVTPHDEEQP, from the coding sequence ATGGAATTTTTAATGGACCCCTCGATTTGGGCTGGGTTACTTACGCTGGTGGTATTGGAAATTGTACTGGGCATCGACAACCTGGTGTTTATCGCCATTCTGGCCGATAAGCTGCCGCCGAAGCAGCGCGACAAAGCGCGTATACTTGGTCTGTCGCTGGCGCTGTTTATGCGTCTGGGCCTGTTGTCGGTCATCTCCTGGATGGTTACGCTGACGACGCCGCTGTTCAGCGTGGCGGATTTCAACTTCTCCGGACGCGATCTGATCTTGCTGTTCGGCGGTGTCTTCCTGTTGTTCAAAGCCACCATGGAATTGCATGAACGGTTGGAAGGTCAATCGCATCAGGACGGCGCCAACCGCGGTTACGCCAAGTTCTGGGCGGTTGTGGTGCAGATTGTGATCCTTGACGCGGTGTTCTCGCTTGATGCGGTGATTACCGCCGTGGGGATGGTGAACGACCTGCCGGTAATGATGACTGCGGTGGTGATTGCCATGGTGGTGATGTTGGTGGCGTCAAAACCGCTGACCAATTTCGTGAACGCGCACCCTACCATTGTGGTGCTGTGCCTGAGTTTCCTGTTGATGATCGGTCTGAGCCTGATCGCCGAAGGCTTTGGCATGCATATTCCTAAAGGTTACCTGTACGCTGCGATTGGCTTCTCGATCCTGATCGAGTTGTTTAACCAGATTGCTCGCCGTAACTTTATCAAACACCAGGCGCATCGCCCGATGCGCGAGCGCACCGCCGAGGCGATTATGCGCCTGATGGGTCAACAGCGTTCGCAGCAGACGGATGAAGCCGTACCTCAGCCGGTGAATGAGACCTTTGCGGCGGAAGAACGCTACATGATCAGCGGCGTGTTGACGCTGGCTTCGCGTTCCCTGCGCAGCGTAATGACGCCGCGCACCGAAATTTCGTGGGTGGATTGCGATCGTTCCCGCGAAGAGGTGCGCGAACAACTGCTGGATACGCCGCACAGTCTGTTCCCTGTTTGCCGTGATTCGCTGGACGAGATTATCGGCGTGGTGCGCGCCAAGGATCTGCTGGTGGCGGTGGAACAGGGCGAGAATATCGCCGAGTTTGCCGCACGCACGCCGCCGATAGTGGTGCCGGAAACCATGGACGTAATCAACCTGTTGGCGGTATTGCGCCGGGCCAAAGGGCGTCTGGTGGTGGTGACCAATGAGTTTGGCGTGGTACAGGGGCTGGTAACGCCGCTGGACGTGCTGGAGGCCATTGCCGGCGAATTCCCGGATGAGGATGAGACGCCGGATATCGTAGTGGAAGATGCGAGCTGGCTGGCGAAGGGCGGTACCGATCTGCACTCGCTGGAGCAGGCGCTGAACTGCGAAGATCTGGTCAGCCCGACGGCGGATTACGCTACATTGGCGGGCTTCCTGCTTGCTCACTACGGCCAGATGCCGGCTGCGGGGGATGTGGTGGAGCTAAACCAGCTGCGCTTCGAAATTATTGAAGTCTCGGAGTACCGCATCGAGCTGGTGCGTATCAGTAAAGTGACGCCTCACGACGAGGAACAGCCGTAA
- the manX gene encoding PTS mannose transporter subunit IIAB, whose amino-acid sequence MAIAIIIGTHGTAAEQLLKTTEMLLGEQDNVAFIDFVPGENAETLIDKYNVKISELDTSGGVLFLVDTWGGSPFNAASRIAVDKENHEVVTGVNIPMLVETFMARDDNPGFDELVALALETGREGVKALKKPEEESVKPAAPQSSPAAKPAAPQAPLGPNDHMKIGLARIDDRLIHGQVATRWTKETNVSRIIVISDEVAADHVRKTLLTQVAPPGVTAHVVDVAKAIRVWNNPKYAGDRVMLLFTNPTDVWRLVEAGVDIKSVNIGGMAFRQGKTQVNNAVSVDEKDIEAFKKLNDRGIELEVRKVSSDSRLKMMDLINKLS is encoded by the coding sequence GTGGCAATAGCTATTATCATCGGCACACACGGGACCGCAGCGGAACAATTGCTGAAGACGACGGAAATGCTATTGGGCGAGCAAGATAATGTCGCTTTTATAGACTTCGTCCCCGGTGAAAACGCCGAAACGTTAATCGATAAATATAATGTGAAAATCAGCGAGCTAGACACCAGCGGTGGCGTCTTGTTCCTGGTGGATACCTGGGGCGGCAGCCCATTCAACGCGGCCAGTCGCATTGCCGTCGATAAAGAAAACCATGAGGTCGTCACCGGGGTTAACATTCCCATGCTGGTGGAAACGTTCATGGCACGGGACGATAACCCAGGCTTCGACGAATTGGTCGCTCTGGCGTTGGAAACCGGCCGTGAAGGCGTTAAAGCGCTGAAAAAACCGGAAGAAGAGAGTGTTAAGCCCGCGGCACCACAAAGTTCCCCCGCCGCCAAACCCGCCGCACCGCAGGCACCGCTTGGCCCCAATGACCATATGAAGATCGGCCTGGCGCGCATCGATGACCGCCTGATTCACGGCCAGGTTGCCACCCGTTGGACCAAGGAAACCAACGTCAGCCGCATCATTGTCATCAGCGACGAAGTCGCCGCCGATCACGTCCGCAAAACCTTACTGACCCAAGTGGCCCCGCCGGGCGTTACCGCGCACGTGGTCGACGTGGCGAAAGCCATCCGCGTATGGAACAACCCGAAATATGCCGGTGACCGCGTGATGCTGCTGTTCACGAATCCGACCGATGTTTGGCGCCTGGTCGAAGCCGGTGTGGATATCAAATCGGTGAATATCGGCGGTATGGCGTTTCGCCAGGGGAAAACCCAGGTCAACAATGCCGTGTCGGTCGACGAAAAAGATATCGAAGCGTTTAAGAAATTAAACGATCGCGGTATTGAACTGGAAGTTCGCAAGGTTTCGTCCGACAGCCGGTTAAAAATGATGGACCTGATTAACAAACTCAGTTAA
- a CDS encoding PTS mannose/fructose/sorbose transporter subunit IIC, with translation MEITTLQIVLIFIVACIAGMGSVLDEFQFHRPLVACTLIGFILGDMKTGIIIGGTLEMIALGWMNIGAAVAPDAALASIISTILVIAGGQSVGAGIALAIPLAAAGQVLTIIVRTLTVAFQHAADSAAERGSLRAITWIHISALLLQAMRIAIPAVIVAISVGTAGVHALLNSIPEVVTSGLNIAGGMIVVVGYAMVINMMRAGYLMPFFYLGFVTAAFTNFNLVALGVIGVVMAVLYIQLSPKYNKSQVVQAGPANANDLDNELD, from the coding sequence ATGGAGATCACCACTCTTCAGATTGTGCTGATATTTATCGTTGCCTGTATCGCCGGGATGGGATCCGTCCTCGACGAGTTCCAGTTCCACCGTCCGCTGGTCGCCTGTACCCTGATTGGCTTTATTCTCGGTGATATGAAAACCGGCATCATCATCGGCGGTACGCTGGAGATGATCGCACTGGGCTGGATGAATATCGGTGCTGCGGTCGCGCCAGATGCGGCGTTGGCTTCCATCATTTCCACCATTCTGGTTATTGCCGGCGGCCAGAGCGTCGGTGCCGGTATCGCGCTGGCCATACCGCTGGCGGCGGCCGGGCAAGTGCTGACCATCATAGTACGAACCCTGACCGTCGCCTTCCAGCACGCCGCAGACAGCGCAGCGGAGCGCGGCAGTTTGCGCGCCATCACCTGGATCCACATCTCCGCCCTGCTGTTGCAGGCGATGCGTATCGCCATCCCGGCGGTTATCGTGGCCATCTCGGTGGGCACCGCAGGCGTCCACGCTCTGCTTAACTCGATCCCGGAAGTCGTCACCAGCGGCCTGAACATCGCCGGCGGGATGATCGTGGTGGTCGGTTACGCCATGGTGATCAACATGATGCGCGCCGGTTACCTGATGCCCTTCTTCTACCTCGGCTTCGTTACCGCCGCCTTCACCAACTTTAACCTGGTGGCGCTCGGCGTCATCGGCGTGGTGATGGCCGTGCTTTATATCCAGCTCAGTCCGAAATACAACAAGTCTCAGGTTGTTCAGGCTGGCCCGGCTAATGCCAACGATCTCGATAACGAACTCGACTAG
- a CDS encoding PTS mannose transporter subunit IID, translated as MVDTTAQKKLTPADIRGVFLRSNLFQGSWNFERMQALGFCFSMVPVIRRLYPENNDDRKRAIKRHLEFFNTHPYVAAPVLGVTMAMEEQRANGAPIDDAAINGIKVGLMGPLAGVGDPIFWGTVRPVFAALGAGIAMSGSLLGPILFFVLFNLVRLLTRYYGVAYGYRKGVDIVNDMGGGFLQKLTEGASILGLFVMGALVNKWTHVNIPLVVSKITDQTGQTKVTTVQTILDQLMPGLVPLLLTFGCMWLLRRKVNALWIIIGFFAIGIFGYWIGLLGL; from the coding sequence ATGGTTGATACAACAGCTCAAAAGAAACTCACGCCGGCCGATATTCGCGGTGTGTTCCTGCGCTCGAACCTGTTCCAGGGTTCATGGAACTTCGAACGCATGCAGGCGCTGGGTTTTTGCTTCTCTATGGTGCCGGTGATCCGTCGCCTGTACCCGGAAAATAACGACGACCGCAAACGGGCGATCAAACGCCACCTGGAATTCTTCAACACCCACCCTTACGTGGCGGCACCGGTGCTTGGCGTTACCATGGCGATGGAAGAACAACGCGCCAACGGCGCACCTATCGACGATGCGGCCATCAACGGCATCAAGGTCGGTTTGATGGGGCCGCTGGCCGGCGTGGGCGACCCGATCTTCTGGGGCACGGTGCGACCGGTTTTCGCCGCGCTCGGTGCCGGTATCGCCATGAGCGGCAGCCTGCTTGGCCCCATTCTGTTCTTTGTCTTGTTCAACCTGGTGCGCCTGTTGACCCGCTATTACGGCGTGGCCTACGGTTACCGCAAAGGGGTGGATATCGTTAATGACATGGGTGGCGGCTTCCTGCAAAAACTGACGGAAGGAGCGTCCATTCTTGGCCTGTTTGTGATGGGAGCCTTGGTTAACAAGTGGACGCACGTGAATATCCCGCTGGTGGTGTCGAAGATCACCGACCAGACCGGGCAGACTAAGGTGACCACGGTGCAAACCATTCTCGATCAGTTGATGCCGGGTCTGGTGCCGCTGCTGCTGACCTTTGGCTGTATGTGGCTGCTGCGCAGAAAAGTGAATGCGTTGTGGATTATCATCGGCTTCTTCGCCATCGGTATCTTCGGTTACTGGATTGGCCTGCTGGGCCTGTAA
- a CDS encoding DUF986 family protein, which yields MSLTDSVLLIFIALMLLYAIYDEFGMNLLKGKTWLKVPLKRRNRIDCLIFVGLIAILIYRNVTTNGEILTTYLLISLALIAVYISYIRWPKMLFKTQGFFYANTFIEYKRIKAMNLSEDGILVIDLEQRRLLIQVTQLDDLERIYHFFVENQ from the coding sequence ATGTCGCTGACCGATAGCGTATTACTGATTTTCATCGCACTGATGCTGCTGTATGCGATTTACGACGAATTCGGCATGAACCTGCTGAAGGGCAAAACATGGCTTAAAGTGCCGTTAAAACGCCGTAACCGGATCGACTGCCTGATTTTCGTCGGTCTGATTGCCATTTTGATTTACCGTAACGTCACCACCAACGGCGAAATACTGACCACCTACCTGCTTATTTCTTTAGCACTGATCGCCGTCTACATTTCCTATATTCGCTGGCCAAAGATGTTGTTTAAAACACAGGGTTTCTTTTATGCCAATACCTTCATTGAATATAAGCGCATTAAGGCGATGAATTTATCCGAAGATGGCATCCTGGTCATAGATCTGGAGCAGCGTCGGTTGCTCATTCAAGTTACGCAATTAGATGACCTGGAAAGGATTTATCATTTTTTCGTTGAAAATCAATAA
- the mntP gene encoding manganese efflux pump MntP, whose translation MNLSATLILAFGMSMDAFAASIGKGASLHQPRFREALRTGLIFGVVEAITPIIGWAIGLFASQYIMEWDHWVAFSLLFILGTRMIVEGVRNRPDEVEKVKRHGFWLLVATAIATSLDAMAIGVGLAFLQVNIVHTAMAIGMATMIMATLGMMIGRFIGPLLGKRAEIIGGVVLIGIGINILLEHLGYLA comes from the coding sequence ATGAATCTTTCCGCTACACTCATTCTCGCTTTTGGCATGTCCATGGATGCGTTCGCCGCGTCGATCGGCAAAGGTGCCAGCCTGCATCAACCCCGTTTTCGTGAAGCCCTGCGTACCGGACTTATCTTCGGCGTGGTCGAAGCCATTACGCCGATCATCGGCTGGGCGATTGGCCTGTTCGCCAGCCAGTACATCATGGAGTGGGATCACTGGGTAGCCTTCTCTCTGCTGTTCATTCTCGGTACGCGCATGATTGTCGAAGGCGTCAGAAACCGGCCGGACGAAGTGGAAAAAGTGAAGCGCCACGGCTTCTGGCTGTTGGTGGCCACCGCTATCGCCACCAGCCTCGATGCCATGGCGATCGGCGTCGGCCTGGCCTTCCTGCAGGTCAATATTGTGCATACCGCCATGGCCATCGGCATGGCCACCATGATTATGGCGACGCTGGGTATGATGATTGGCCGCTTTATCGGCCCGCTGTTGGGCAAACGCGCAGAGATCATCGGCGGCGTGGTGCTTATTGGTATCGGCATTAATATTCTGTTGGAACATTTGGGCTATCTCGCCTGA